CAAAGTCATCAGTGATCTCGATGAATTGCACTTTTGGTTTATCATCTTTCATAGGTTTCATTCTAACATGCATGCAAAGCAGATTGCCGCAAAAAAGTCACCCTGCTATGATTGCCTGCAGGAGTGGGATAAAGTGCCTACTTCTGTAACATGGTGAACAGAATATCACCTAACTGACTATCATTCATACAGCTCGGCGAGAAAGCGCAGCACATGGCATAAGACGCGATGCTTTCCGGACTGTTTTTTAGCGTGCTCGATTATAGATTTTTTACCGGTGTAAAAGATACCGCCGCGTAAATCGGTGATGACAGCTGTATATTTTCTGATCTAATCATCTTGAATACCGCTGGACAATACGTGTAGCCAGATAGCACTCCTGAATTCCAGCCGTGAGGCTGCATTAACGAACAGACTTGGAGTCAGGCACCACCGGTACAAACTCGCTAATCGGACCGCTAGCACAACGACAAAAACGAGTACAAAATAATGAAGAGAATGTTGATTAACGCAACTCAGAAGGAAGAGTTGCGCGTCGCATTAGTTGATGGGCAGAAGCTCTTCGATTTGGATATCGAAAGCCCTGGCCACGAGTCTAAAAAAGCAAATATCTACAAAGGCCGTATTACCCGCATCGAACCAAGTCTGGAAGCCGCGTTCGTTGATTACGGTGCTGAGCGCCACGGATTCCTGCCGCTAAAAGAAGTTGCCCGCGATTATTTCCCTGCCGATTACTCTTACCAAGGCCGACCTAACATTAAGGAAGTGCTGAAAGAAGGCCAGGAAGTCATTGTTCAGGTCGACAAAGAAGAGCGTGGGAACAAAGGCGCAGCCTTGACCACCTTTATCTCCCTGGCCGGGAGTTACCTGGTCCTGATGCCGAACAACCCACGGGCCGGCGGTATCTCCCGTCGTATCGAAGGGGAAGAGCGTACCGAGCTCAAAGCGGCCCTGAGCACGCTGGAACTGCCGCAAGGCATGGGCCTGATCGTGCGCACGGCCGGGGTTGGCAAATCCGGTGAAGATCTGGAATACGATCTGAACTACCTGCTCAGCCACTGGGAGCGCGTGAAAGATGCAGCGGACTCTGCACCGGCACCTTTCCTGATCCATCAGGAAAGTAACGTCATTGCCCGCGCGATCCGTGATTATCTGCGCCGTGATATCGGTGAAATCGTGATTGACAGCAAGAAAATCTACGACCGTGCCCGCGAGCATATCCAGCAGGTGCGTCCGGATTTTCTGAGCCGCGTGAAGCTGTATGACCACAGCGATACACCGCTGTTTAACCATTACCAAATTGAAAACCAGATCGAATCAGCCTTCCAGCGTGAAGTTCGCCTGCCGTCAGGTGGCTCCATTGTGATCGATCCGACTGAAGCCCTGACTTCGATTGATATCAACTCCGCCCGCGCCACCAAAGGCGGCGATATCGAAGAAACAGCACTTCAAACCAACCTTGAAGCGGCCGATGAAATCGCCCGCCAGCTGCGCCTGCGGGATCTCGGTGGCCTGGTGGTGATTGACTTCATCGACATGACGCCGGTTCGTCACCAGCGTGAAGTGGAAAACCGCCTGCGCGAAGCTGTTCGTATGGACCGTGCCCGTGTCCAGATCGGCCGGATTTCCCGTTTCGGTCTGCTGGAAATGTCGCGTCAACGCCTGAGCCCGTCTCTGGCGGAAGCCAGCCACCATGTGTGTCCGCGCTGTAGCGGGACCGGGGTGATCCGTGACAGCGAGTCCCTGTCACTGTCGATCCTGCGTCTGATTGAAGAAGAAGCGCTGAAAGACAACACCTCGCAGGTGCTGGCCATTGTGCCGGTAGCGATTGCCTCATACCTGCTCAATGAAAAACGCCGCTCGGTGCAGCATATCGAGAAGTCTCACGGTGTCCGTGCCATTATCGTGCCGAATGCCGATATGGATACCCCGCACTTTGAAGTGGTCCGTGTCCGCACCGGTGATGAGCAGGATACCCTGTCCTACCACCTGCCGCGGGCGCTGGAAGCCCTGAAAGAAGCCGAGTCTGAGCCACAGCAAGATCGCATCATCAACAAGAAGCGCGAAGAGCCGGTACTGCAAGGCTTCGCGGCACCGACTGAGCCACCGAAGCGCAAAGCACCTGAAGCAGTTGCTGCGAAACCGGTTGAAAAGCCAGGACTGTTCAGCCGTATCTTTACCGCATTGACCAGCCTGTTCGGCGGTGCTGCCGAAGCGCAACCGGAGCCGAAAGAAACCGGCAAGCGCAATGGCCGTCGTGGTGAACGCCAGGACAGCCGCCGTGGCGAGCGTCAGGACAGCCGCCGTGGTGAGCGTCAGGACAGCCGTCGTGGTGAACGTCAGGACAAACGTCAGGACAAAGACAGCCGTCGCGGCAAAGATGACACCCGTCAGGGCCGCAAGCGTCAGGACACGGAACGTGATACCCGCAACGGTGAGCGTCAGCAACGTCGTCGCAGCGACAAACCGAAGCAAGAGCGTCCGCAGGTTGAAAAAGCAGCCAAGCCAGCGCGTCCGCAACGCGATGAAGAAGCCAAAGAGCTGAAACATCAGTCGCGCCGCGAAGAGATCCGCGCGCAGAAGAAACAACGTCGCCAGGAAACTCAAGAGGCCGCCGTTGAAACACCGGCCGTTGAAGAGCAAGCGGTTCCGCAGCAAGAGCAAGAGAAAGCGACCAAGGTGAAGCAACGCCGCCAGCGTCGTCAGCTGCAGAAGAAAATCCGCATCCTTGACGCTGAGGAAGCGCAAACTCAGCAGGTTGAAGACGTAACCGCCGAGAAGCAGCCGTCACCACTTCAGGAGTTGGGGACAGCCGTCGCCAAAGAAGCACAAGCCAAATCCGTCGAATCGGATGCAGCTGAGCAAAATGGCGAGCAGGAAAACGGCCAGCGCCGCAACCGCCGTTCACCACGCCACCTGCGTGCCAGCGGCCAGCGTCGTCGCCGTATCCGTGATACCCGTCCGGAGAAAGAAGGTGTTGATTCGGCCGTAACCGAAGCGGTCGGCCATGCCGTCGAAGCCGCCACCGAGACGATGGGCGATCTGGAGAACGTGGTTTCTGCGGTTGAAAAACCGAAAGCACCACGCCTGGCTTCCGGTGTTGCATCACCAGAAATGGCGATGGGCAAAGTTTGGGTTCCGGCCCAGAAGCCATCGGTTGAAGCCGTGGTGGAAACCGCGACCGAAGCACCGGCTGAGCCAGCTGTTGCAGCGACCACAGCACCAGCCCTTGGTGGTGTCGCCATGCCGGAACTGGCCATGGGTAAAGTGTTCCCGCAACGTGCACCTGAAGTTGTTGCAGAGACCACTGAGGTTGAAACAGCGGTAGCCGTTAAAGCACCAGCTGCAGAAGCCGTTGCAGTTGAAACTGTGGAAGCCCCGGTTGCAGCTACGGAAGTCGAAGCTGAGCCAGTGGTTGCCGACGTGAAGCCGGTTGAAGACACTGTCGTTGAAACAGCTACAGTTGAAGAAGCGACAACTGAAGAAGCTGTCGTTGAAGAAACGGTAACAGCTGAGGCCGAGGCACCCGCTGAAGCGCAAGCCGAGCAAGCAGATGTTGCCGCCCCGGTTGAAGCGGTAGCCCCTCAGGCTGAGGAAGCACCAGTGGTTGAAGCCCCTGCTGCTGCCACGGCTCAGGCTGACCGCCCGGCGACTCGCATCACGACAACAGCGCCACGTGGCCACCACACCACGTCACCGATGACCAAGGCACCGGCACCGGCTGCAACTGCGGACGTCTCTGTCGTCGCGATTGCACCGATGCGTGAGCAGCGTGCGGTTACCCGTCAGGCTGGTAGCCAGACGGCGACCAGCATTGCCGGCGCGCCGATGACCAAGCCATCGATGGACTAACCGGTCTGAAACGGAACGAAAGCCATGCATTTTGCATGGCTTTTTTTTCGCCTGATGTCGACCTGAAACCGACAGGCTGCTTTTGCACCGTGAACCTAATCAACATCAAAGTTTTTTACAATTGCAGCGAATATTGTGCTGAAATGGCGCTTGAAAGTTGAACCAAATCACATATTTCTGTAGCATTCGCGTCTTTCCCATGCTCTTTTTATAACCGAAGCTGATCAAAACTGAATAAAATGTTTGAATTCCCACAATTTTCGCGTCAATCCGTCAAAAATGACGTTCTTTCAGGGCTGACCGTCGCCCTGGCTCTGGTTCCCGAAGCCGTGGCATTTGCCTTCGTTGCGGGTGTCGACCCGATGGTTGGCCTTTATGCGGCCTTCATTGTCGGTCTGGTGACTGCTGTGATCGGGGGTCGTCCGGGCATGATTTCCGGCGCAACCGGTGCCATGGCGGTTGTCATGGTCAGCCTGGTGGCTGAGCACGGGATCCAGTACCTGTTTGCCGCTATTATGCTGGCCGGTGTTTTGCAGATCCTGGCGGGGATCTTCAAACTGGGTAAATTCATTCGCATGGTTCCGCACCCGGTGATGATCGGTTTCGTCAATGGTCTGGCCATTGTGATTTTCCTGGCGCAGCTGGGCCAGTTTAAGATCCCGGATGCCAATGGCGTCTTACAGTGGATGCAAGGCTCCCAGCTGTACATCATGCTGGGTCTGGTCGCCCTGACCATGGCCATTATTCACTTCCTGCCGAAGCTGACCAAAGCAGTTCCGTCTTCACTGGTTGCGATTATCACCGTGACCGCGCTGGTCCACGGCCTGGATCTGGAATCGCGGACCGTGATCGATTTCGTCCGCGGTATGAGCGGCGATGCTTCAGCAACGCTGGCCGGTTCGCTGCCGACCTTCGCCCTGCCAGAAGTCGGCTTCAACATGGAAACACTGCAAATCATCCTGCCTTACTCTGTTGTCCTGGCGGCTGTCGGCCTGATCGAATCCCTGCTGACGCTGACCGTGATTGACGAGATGACCGGTACTCGTGGCCAAGGCAACCGCGAGTGTGTGGGTCAGGGTGTTGCGAACATGACCTGCTCCGTATTCGGTGCCATGGGTGGCTGTGCCATGATCGGCCAGTCGATGATCAACATTAACTCCGGTGGTCGTGGTCGCCTGTCGGGAATCACCGGTGCCGTGGGCCTGCTGCTGTTCATCCTGTTCGGCTCATCGCTGATTGAAATGATCCCACTGGCCGCCCTGGTGGGCGTGATGTTCATGGTGGTGATTGGCACCTTTGAGTGGGCCAGCTTCAAAATGGCGCGCAAAGTGCCTAAGCACGACTTCTTCGCGATTATTCTGGTCACCAGCGTCACCGTTGTTGCGGACCTGGCACTGGCGGTGATCGTCGGGGTG
Above is a window of Photobacterium sp. TY1-4 DNA encoding:
- the rne gene encoding ribonuclease E; the encoded protein is MKRMLINATQKEELRVALVDGQKLFDLDIESPGHESKKANIYKGRITRIEPSLEAAFVDYGAERHGFLPLKEVARDYFPADYSYQGRPNIKEVLKEGQEVIVQVDKEERGNKGAALTTFISLAGSYLVLMPNNPRAGGISRRIEGEERTELKAALSTLELPQGMGLIVRTAGVGKSGEDLEYDLNYLLSHWERVKDAADSAPAPFLIHQESNVIARAIRDYLRRDIGEIVIDSKKIYDRAREHIQQVRPDFLSRVKLYDHSDTPLFNHYQIENQIESAFQREVRLPSGGSIVIDPTEALTSIDINSARATKGGDIEETALQTNLEAADEIARQLRLRDLGGLVVIDFIDMTPVRHQREVENRLREAVRMDRARVQIGRISRFGLLEMSRQRLSPSLAEASHHVCPRCSGTGVIRDSESLSLSILRLIEEEALKDNTSQVLAIVPVAIASYLLNEKRRSVQHIEKSHGVRAIIVPNADMDTPHFEVVRVRTGDEQDTLSYHLPRALEALKEAESEPQQDRIINKKREEPVLQGFAAPTEPPKRKAPEAVAAKPVEKPGLFSRIFTALTSLFGGAAEAQPEPKETGKRNGRRGERQDSRRGERQDSRRGERQDSRRGERQDKRQDKDSRRGKDDTRQGRKRQDTERDTRNGERQQRRRSDKPKQERPQVEKAAKPARPQRDEEAKELKHQSRREEIRAQKKQRRQETQEAAVETPAVEEQAVPQQEQEKATKVKQRRQRRQLQKKIRILDAEEAQTQQVEDVTAEKQPSPLQELGTAVAKEAQAKSVESDAAEQNGEQENGQRRNRRSPRHLRASGQRRRRIRDTRPEKEGVDSAVTEAVGHAVEAATETMGDLENVVSAVEKPKAPRLASGVASPEMAMGKVWVPAQKPSVEAVVETATEAPAEPAVAATTAPALGGVAMPELAMGKVFPQRAPEVVAETTEVETAVAVKAPAAEAVAVETVEAPVAATEVEAEPVVADVKPVEDTVVETATVEEATTEEAVVEETVTAEAEAPAEAQAEQADVAAPVEAVAPQAEEAPVVEAPAAATAQADRPATRITTTAPRGHHTTSPMTKAPAPAATADVSVVAIAPMREQRAVTRQAGSQTATSIAGAPMTKPSMD
- a CDS encoding SulP family inorganic anion transporter — encoded protein: MFEFPQFSRQSVKNDVLSGLTVALALVPEAVAFAFVAGVDPMVGLYAAFIVGLVTAVIGGRPGMISGATGAMAVVMVSLVAEHGIQYLFAAIMLAGVLQILAGIFKLGKFIRMVPHPVMIGFVNGLAIVIFLAQLGQFKIPDANGVLQWMQGSQLYIMLGLVALTMAIIHFLPKLTKAVPSSLVAIITVTALVHGLDLESRTVIDFVRGMSGDASATLAGSLPTFALPEVGFNMETLQIILPYSVVLAAVGLIESLLTLTVIDEMTGTRGQGNRECVGQGVANMTCSVFGAMGGCAMIGQSMININSGGRGRLSGITGAVGLLLFILFGSSLIEMIPLAALVGVMFMVVIGTFEWASFKMARKVPKHDFFAIILVTSVTVVADLALAVIVGVIYSALVFAWEHAKHIFATSHINEQGSKVYEVNGPLFFGSVSHFMALFDANNDPSDVIIDFANSRVADHSAIEAIDTIAERYANQGKTLHIRHLSPECRSLLKKAGNLVEVNVMEDPSYKVATDTLG